The Primulina tabacum isolate GXHZ01 chromosome 7, ASM2559414v2, whole genome shotgun sequence genome includes a window with the following:
- the LOC142551274 gene encoding SAC3 family protein B isoform X2 produces the protein MAFSGGFGKNSGPGTAPQPEIPGFRLPHSVPLSHPLPVLPNESRLRWVDPKASTGRNDDFQSYQRPPEIVPRAAPGNPRTISPKKAAQDPKRTRSPSSLSQDEEISKNSRMFMGGSSFSSPMWVNMPKSEGNDNNSPDQQNMLSTRTNGGPHQSGRMFQTNHADVLLPKQRLPAFPSIRGASPLYTSSASVGQKRSPIDYSDLDAPEETPSPPLAFEGSVSAVDYSRPYTGSKMAYRFNSSSNNTTPPSRDGLAPFSTTGDLYPSRETSHVKHTDALLPKRTRSPTFPSMSESFTDNHVFALDGYGRVPDSQSHKEISKSGKANSFEVTASKPLNFPIGKRAKLPLLSSSDQFIQENSDSAQEIERELQSKAKRLARFKDELSQPKQNATTFRNQKHALEKPRPREDSKMDATADFVDIDVISDYQGGASSGSIAGVCPDMCPESERAERERKGDLDYYERLDGDRNLSSKFIAVKKYTRTAEREAELIRPMPILQKTMDYLLNLLDQPYDNSFLGLYNFLWDRMRAIRMDLRMQHIFDLQAVRMLEQMIRLHILAMHELCEYTKGEGFSEGFDAHLNIEQMNKTSVELFQFYDDHRKKGIHVPSEREFRGYYALLKLDKHPGYKVEPAELSLDLVKMTPEMRQTPEVLFARDVARACRTGNFIAFFRLAHRASYLQACLMHAHFCKLRAHAFASLHSGLQINQGIPLTQVAKWLAMEEENIEELLEYYGFSVKVFEEPYMVKEHTLINGDIDYPVKCSKLVGRKRSKMIVNDVSFPSFAESYDIGELRESPQKRDPEQKSKPLQLVVPGSMAQPIDQEMNDSVTNLSPKGDMQNHTHRTFSDLMSQDEQRTFFKSQVVPASPMSLDFSHSSSENDGIRFGNEQKPNYDFRFRNSFGRTIKRDLELTPPPITRERNEEKSPALLPIDSLVDTSIPEPLFTEYLEAEDQTGIVDEDTANDAETSYCDEEVAEAKLKLVLRMWRRRTTKKKELRDHKRAEACAALNSLSQGPPIWQYEAQSDAHGVLDIDLIMNMRRKIQGRSWSVLNPSDVVAAKLAEKNPHAKCLCWKLLLCSLEETPYRDDVGQKNEAVPSAAGSWLRSKFMDASNNEDGDLVVSSPGLAIWKTWISWQSSAEQICCLSVVKSAVFEDLDNSRMGASAVLFLLSENIPLELQKNRLHDLILSLPSGSRLPLLILSVTEKDESDLSTVAKDLGLHDIDKSRVSVFSFSFLKDQQTEQYDGFFSDERLRGGLEWLAGESPQQIHIRSIKLRELVISHLNSTLEVLDGMDTYKIGPNQCILAFNEALDRSTENIATAAHANPICWPCPEIDLLDESSEEYRAVMWYLPSRGWNTYARTETFRHALNHSKLPAWEDDIAWLSRGFNIDDIENQKMQLESCLRTYLTETSQTIGSGLARKEASALLQKCTRLELHHSSYYIVPSWVKIFRRIFNWRLMNITTDEVLSTYVLVQRDISVPTSEIPDFSESVVHELLPSYIDYPSFDELVEVGRETLVPVHTVYEAFKPMSPAAYRDHDNPTFGENDVLMETEKRSENNEQMVTCYDHSSTVANSGDQLILSSKPTREADRLSELLQKCNILQNQIDKKLSIYFDI, from the exons ATGGCGTTTTCGGGAGGATTTGGGAAGAACTCGGGCCCTGGTACGGCGCCACAGCCTGAAATCCCTGGTTTTCGTCTTCCTCATTCCGTTCCTCTATCTCATCCTCTTCCCGTATTGCCGAA TGAGTCTCGTTTGAGGTGGGTTGATCCAAAAGCATCTACAGGTAGAAATGATGACTTCCAGTCTTATCAAAGGCCACCCGAGATTGTTCCACGAGCTGCGCCAGGGAATCCAAGAACTATTTCGCCAAaaaaagctgctcaggatcctAAACGGACGAGATCACCCTCTTCTCTCTCCCAGGATGAAGAAATTTCAAAGAACTCCCGAATGTTCATGGGAGG GTCTTCTTTCTCTTCCCCAATGTGGGTTAACATGCCAAAGTCAGAAGGCAATGATAACAATTCACCAGATCAACAAAACATGTTATCAACCCGGACAAATGGAGGTCCTCACCAGTCTGGACGAATGTTTCAGACCAATCATGCAGATGTTCTGCTTCCAAAACAAAGGTTACCTGCATTTCCCTCAATTCGTGGAGCTTCCCCACTGTATACCTCTTCAGCTTCAGTTGGTCAGAAAAG ATCTCCAATTGACTATAGTGACCTTGATGCTCCTGAGGAAACGCCTTCACCACCTCTGGCTTTTGAGGGTAGCGTCTCTGCAGTCGATTATTCTCGGCCTTATACTGGATCCAAGAT GGCTTACCGGTTTAATTCGTCAAGCAATAACACCACTCCTCCATCCCGAGATGGCTTGGCCCCTTTCTCAACAACTGGAGACTTGTATCCATCTCGAGAAACATCTCACGTGAAGCATACAGATGCTCTGCTTCCTAAACGAACTAGGTCCCCGACGTTCCCGTCTATGTCTGAGTCTTTCACAGATAATCATGTTTTTGCTTTGGATGGTTATGGAAG AGTGCCTGATTCTCAAAGTCACAAAGAGATTTCAAAATCTGGAAAAGCCAACAGTTTCGAAGTTACTGCAAGCAAGCCACTGAATTTTCCAATTGGAAAAAGAGCCAAGTTACCTCTTTTATCGTCATCTGATCAATTCATTCAAGAAAATTCAGATTCTGCACAGGAGATTGAACG AGAACTACAGTCCAAAGCCAAGCGCTTAGCCCGATTTAAGGATGAACTAAGCCAACCAAAGCAAAATGCTACAACTTTTAGAAACCAAAAACACGCTTTGGAGAAACCAAGACCTCGTGAAGATTCAAAAATGGATGCAACCGCAGATTTCGTTGATATTGATGTTATTTCTGATTATCAAGGAGGGGCATCGTCTGGAAGCATAGCTGGAGTGTGTCCAGATATGTGTCCAG AGTCCGAGAGAGCGGAGCGTGAAAGAAAAGGGGACCTGGATTACTATGAACGCTTGGATGGGGATAGGAATCTATCCAGCAAATTTATTGCTGTTAAAAAG TACACAAGGACAGCTGAGAGGGAAGCAGAGTTGATACGTCCCATGCCAATCTTGCAAAAAACAATGGATTATCTTCTGAACTTACTGGATCAACCTTATGATAATAGTTTTCTTGGCTTATATAACTTCCTTTGGGATAGAATGCGTGCCATCCGTATGGATCTGAGGATGCAACATATTTTTGATCTGCAGGCCGTCAGGATGCTGGAGCAAATG ATAAGACTTCATATATTAGCCATGCACGAGCTATGTGAGTACACCAAAGGGGAGGGATTTTCTGAGGGATTTGATGCACACCTTAATATTGAGCAGATGAACAAAACTTCCGTTGAACTATTCCAGTTTTACGATGATCACAGAAAGAAAGGAATACATGTACCATCAGAAAGAGAATTCCGAGGTTATTATGCACTCCTCAAACTTGACAAGCATCCTGGGTACAAA GTTGAACCTGCAGAGCTGTCACTTGATCTCGTGAAGATGACACCAGAAATGCGACAAACCCCAGAAGTTTTATTTGCACGTGATGTTGCCAG AGCCTGCAGAACAGGCAATTTTATTGCCTTCTTTAGGCTTGCCCACAGAGCTAGCTATCTTCAAGCGTGTCTAATGCATGCTCATTTCTGTAAG TTGCGTGCTCATGCCTTTGCGTCACTGCACAGTGGTCTGCAGATTAACCAAGGAATTCCCCTGACTCAAGTTGCTAAATGGCTTGCAATGGAG GAAGAGAACATAGAAGAGCTACTGGAATACTATGGCTTCTCGGTGAAGGTCTTTGAAGAACCATACATGGTGAAGGAACATACACTTATTAATGGTGATATTGACTACCCTGTCAAGTGTTCTAAACTTGTTGGTAGGAAAAGATCAAAGATGATTGTCAATGAtgtctcattcccttcatttgcCGAATCTTATGATATTGGCGAGTTAAGAGAGTCACCACAGAAAAGGGATCCTGAACAAAAATCTAAACCTTTGCAACTCGTTGTGCCTGGTAGTATGGCCCAGCCCATTGATCAGGAAATGAATGATTCTGTTACCAACTTATCACCTAAAGGTGACATGCAAAATCACACGCATAGAACATTCAGTGATCTAATGTCTCAGGATGAACAAAGGACTTTTTTTAAGAGTCAGGTGGTCCCAGCTAGTCCGATGTCCTTGGATTTCAGCCATAGTTCCTCTGAAAATGATGGTATTAGGTTTGGAAACGAACAAAAACCTAACTATGACTTCCGTTTTAGAAACTCGTTTGGCAGAACAATTAAGCGTGATTTAGAATTGACACCACCCCCAATCACACgagaaagaaatgaagaaaagaGTCCGGCCTTGCTGCCTATTGATTCTCTTGTAGATACTTCAATACCTGAGCCATTGTTTACCGAATACTTGGAAGCGGAAGATCAGACAGGCATCGTGGATGAAGATACAGCTAATGATGCGGAAACAAGTTATTGCGATGAAGAAGTTGCTGAGGCTAAGCTTAAGCTAGTGTTGAG GATGTGGAGGCGTCGTACAACAAAGAAAAAAGAATTGCGCGACCACAAAAGGGCAGAAGCATGTGCTGCATTGAATTCCCTTTCGCAGGGCCCACCAATTTGGCAATATGAAGCG CAATCAGATGCTCATGGTGTACTCGATATTGATCTCATAATGAATATGAGACGTAAAATCCAAGGAAGATCATGGTCCGTGCTAAATCCTTCAGATGTGGTGGCTGCTAAACTTGCTGAAAAAAATCCACATGCTAAGTGCCTTTGCTGGAAGCTGTTATTATGTTCTTTGGAAGAGACTCCTTATAGAGACGACGTAGGGCAAAAAAACGAAGCTGTCCCCTCAGCGGCAGGTTCATGGTTGCGTTCTAAGTTTATGGATGCTAGCAATAACGAAGATGGTGATTTGGTTGTTTCATCTCCTGGCCTTGCAATTTGGAAAACTTGGATTTCTTGGCAATCTAGTGCTGAGCAAATCTGCTGTTTGTCTGTTGTAAAGAGTGCCGTATTTGAGGATCTGGACAATTCAAGAATGGGTGCAAGCGCTGTTCTATTCCTTTTGTCAGAAAACATTCCACTAGAACTCCAGAAGAATCGTCTTCATGACTTGATACTGTCTCTCCCTTCGGGTTCTCGTTTGCCTCTTCTGATCTTGAGTGTTACAGAAAAGGATGAATCAGATCTTTCTACTGTAGCCAAAGATTTAGGGCTCCATGATATTGACAAATCTAGGGTCAGCGTGTTTTCCTTTTCATTTCTCAAAGACCAGCAGACAGAACAGTACGATGGATTTTTTAGTGATGAACGCCTAAGAGGAGGACTGGAATGGCTGGCAGGCGAATCACCCCAACAGATACATATTCGCAGCATAAAGTTGCGTGAGTTGGTTATTTCTCACTTAAATTCTACTCTGGAGGTTCTTGATGGGATGGATACTTATAAAATTGGTCCCAACCAATGTATTTTGGCCTTCAATGAAGCTTTGGATCGATCCACGGAAAACATAGCTACGGCAGCTCATGCAAATCCTATATGCTGGCCTTGTCCTGAAATCGACCTCCTCGACGAGTCCAGCGAGGAATACCGAGCTGTGATGTGGTACTTACCGAGCAGAGGCTGGAATACATATGCGAGAACTGAAACATTCAGACATGCATTAAACCATTCCAAACTTCCGGCTTGGGAGGATGACATTGCTTGGTTATCACGGGGTTTCAACATTGACGATATCGAGAACCAAAAAATGCAACTTGAAAGTTGCTTGAGGACATATTTGACAGAAACTAGTCAGACGATTGGGTCAGGCTTGGCAAGAAAAGAAGCAAGTGCACTACTTCAAAAGTGTACTCGGCTCGAGCTCCACCACTCATCATATTACATTGTCCCTagttgggttaagatttttcGAAGGATATTCAACTGGCGGTTGATGAATATAACCACTGATGAAGTGTTATCAACATATGTCTTGGTGCAGCGAGACATCTCTGTTCCAACTTCCGAGATCCCAGATTTTTCAGAATCAGTAGTTCATGAATTGTTACCATCTTACATTGACTATCCATCGTTTGACGAATTGGTTGAAGTTGGCCGTGAAACGCTTGTGCCGGTTCACACTGTATACGAAGCTTTTAAGCCTATGTCACCTGCCGCATACCGTGATCACGACAATCCGACTTTTGGTGAGAATGATGTGTTGATGGAGACTGAAAAGAGAAGTGAAAATAATGAGCAAATGGTTACATGTTATGATCACTCAAGTACTGTAGCAAACAGTGGAGACCAACTGATATTAAGCAGTAAACCTACTAGAGAAGCCGACAGATTGAGTGAGTTGTTGCAGAAGTGTAATATTTTACAGAACCAGATAGACAAAAAATTGTCCATCTATTTTGATATATAG
- the LOC142551273 gene encoding putative protein phosphatase 2C 35, whose protein sequence is MGCVHGKCCGRYPPSSNGDEKEELGVYAGQNTHSLAHRSSDVVNVPSHNFRLEYSVLTQRGYYPETPDKENQDSYCVRTNIRGNPNVHFFGVFDGHGLFGTRCSNFVKDRLVEILSDDVGLLDDPVKSYSTAFLATNSELHNSDIDDNMSGTTAITAIVIGDKLYVANVGDSRAVLAVKEGDRVVAQDLSYDQTPFRKDECDRVKLCGARVLSVDQVEGLKDPGIQSWGDEETEGGDPPRLWVQDGMYPGTAFTRSVGDSTAEKIGVVADPEVSMVQLTPSNHPFFVVASDGVFEFLSSQTVVDMVNKFEDPKDACSAIARESYKLWLEHESRTDDITIIIVHLRKLD, encoded by the exons ATGGGTTGTGTCCATGGAAAGTGTTGTGGCAGATATCCACCATCTTCAAATGGAGACGAAAAGGAAGAACTGGGAGTGTATGCGGGGCAAAATACACATAGTCTTGCTCACCGATCTTCAGATGTTGTTAATGTTCCTTCTCACAATTTCAGGTTAGAATATTCTGTGCTTACTCAGCGAGGTTACTACCCTGAAACCCCTGATAAGGAAAATCAGGATAGTTATTGTGTTAGAACAAACATTCGTGGCAACCCAAATGTGCATTTCTTTGGTGTATTTGATGGGCACGGGCTGTTTGGTACTCGGTGCTCCAATTTCGTTAAGGATAGGCTTGTTGAAATTCTTTCCGATGATGTTGGTTTGTTGGATGACCCTGTTAAGTCTTATAGTACCGCATTTTTAGCAACAAACAGTGAACTTCACAATAGTGATATAGATGATAACATGAGTGGTACTACTGCGATTACAGCCATCGTCATTGGAGATAAGCTTTATGTGGCAAATGTGGGTGACTCCAGGGCTGTTTTAGCTGTAAAAGAAGGGGACAGAGTAGTTGCGCAAGACTTGTCATACGATCAGACACCATTTAGGAAGGATGAATGTGACAGAGTGAAGCTTTGTGGGGCCAGAGTTTTGAGTGTTGATCAAGTTGAAGGGCTCAAGGACCCTGGAATTCAATCTTGGGGAGATGAAGAAACCGAGGGGGGTGATCCACCGAGGTTATGGGTCCAAGATGGGATGTATCCTGGGACTGCATTTACGCGGAGCGTTGGGGATAGTACTGCAGAGAAAATTGGTGTGGTTGCTGATCCAGAGGTGTCCATGGTGCAGTTAACACCATCTAACCATCCTTTCTTTGTTGTGGCGAGTGATGGCGTTTTCGAGTTCTTGTCCAGCCAAACTGTGGTGGACATG GTGAATAAATTTGAGGATCCAAAAGATGCATGTTCTGCCATTGCCAGAGAATCATACAAGCTGTGGTTAGAGCATGAAAGTCGAACCGACGACATAACAATCATCATTGTACACCTTAGAAAACTTGACTAA
- the LOC142551274 gene encoding SAC3 family protein B isoform X1: MAFSGGFGKNSGPGTAPQPEIPGFRLPHSVPLSHPLPVLPNESRLRWVDPKASTGRNDDFQSYQRPPEIVPRAAPGNPRTISPKKAAQDPKRTRSPSSLSQDEEISKNSRMFMGGSSFSSPMWVNMPKSEGNDNNSPDQQNMLSTRTNGGPHQSGRMFQTNHADVLLPKQRLPAFPSIRGASPLYTSSASVGQKRSPIDYSDLDAPEETPSPPLAFEGSVSAVDYSRPYTGSKMPFSSSPSRAYRFNSSSNNTTPPSRDGLAPFSTTGDLYPSRETSHVKHTDALLPKRTRSPTFPSMSESFTDNHVFALDGYGRVPDSQSHKEISKSGKANSFEVTASKPLNFPIGKRAKLPLLSSSDQFIQENSDSAQEIERELQSKAKRLARFKDELSQPKQNATTFRNQKHALEKPRPREDSKMDATADFVDIDVISDYQGGASSGSIAGVCPDMCPESERAERERKGDLDYYERLDGDRNLSSKFIAVKKYTRTAEREAELIRPMPILQKTMDYLLNLLDQPYDNSFLGLYNFLWDRMRAIRMDLRMQHIFDLQAVRMLEQMIRLHILAMHELCEYTKGEGFSEGFDAHLNIEQMNKTSVELFQFYDDHRKKGIHVPSEREFRGYYALLKLDKHPGYKVEPAELSLDLVKMTPEMRQTPEVLFARDVARACRTGNFIAFFRLAHRASYLQACLMHAHFCKLRAHAFASLHSGLQINQGIPLTQVAKWLAMEEENIEELLEYYGFSVKVFEEPYMVKEHTLINGDIDYPVKCSKLVGRKRSKMIVNDVSFPSFAESYDIGELRESPQKRDPEQKSKPLQLVVPGSMAQPIDQEMNDSVTNLSPKGDMQNHTHRTFSDLMSQDEQRTFFKSQVVPASPMSLDFSHSSSENDGIRFGNEQKPNYDFRFRNSFGRTIKRDLELTPPPITRERNEEKSPALLPIDSLVDTSIPEPLFTEYLEAEDQTGIVDEDTANDAETSYCDEEVAEAKLKLVLRMWRRRTTKKKELRDHKRAEACAALNSLSQGPPIWQYEAQSDAHGVLDIDLIMNMRRKIQGRSWSVLNPSDVVAAKLAEKNPHAKCLCWKLLLCSLEETPYRDDVGQKNEAVPSAAGSWLRSKFMDASNNEDGDLVVSSPGLAIWKTWISWQSSAEQICCLSVVKSAVFEDLDNSRMGASAVLFLLSENIPLELQKNRLHDLILSLPSGSRLPLLILSVTEKDESDLSTVAKDLGLHDIDKSRVSVFSFSFLKDQQTEQYDGFFSDERLRGGLEWLAGESPQQIHIRSIKLRELVISHLNSTLEVLDGMDTYKIGPNQCILAFNEALDRSTENIATAAHANPICWPCPEIDLLDESSEEYRAVMWYLPSRGWNTYARTETFRHALNHSKLPAWEDDIAWLSRGFNIDDIENQKMQLESCLRTYLTETSQTIGSGLARKEASALLQKCTRLELHHSSYYIVPSWVKIFRRIFNWRLMNITTDEVLSTYVLVQRDISVPTSEIPDFSESVVHELLPSYIDYPSFDELVEVGRETLVPVHTVYEAFKPMSPAAYRDHDNPTFGENDVLMETEKRSENNEQMVTCYDHSSTVANSGDQLILSSKPTREADRLSELLQKCNILQNQIDKKLSIYFDI, from the exons ATGGCGTTTTCGGGAGGATTTGGGAAGAACTCGGGCCCTGGTACGGCGCCACAGCCTGAAATCCCTGGTTTTCGTCTTCCTCATTCCGTTCCTCTATCTCATCCTCTTCCCGTATTGCCGAA TGAGTCTCGTTTGAGGTGGGTTGATCCAAAAGCATCTACAGGTAGAAATGATGACTTCCAGTCTTATCAAAGGCCACCCGAGATTGTTCCACGAGCTGCGCCAGGGAATCCAAGAACTATTTCGCCAAaaaaagctgctcaggatcctAAACGGACGAGATCACCCTCTTCTCTCTCCCAGGATGAAGAAATTTCAAAGAACTCCCGAATGTTCATGGGAGG GTCTTCTTTCTCTTCCCCAATGTGGGTTAACATGCCAAAGTCAGAAGGCAATGATAACAATTCACCAGATCAACAAAACATGTTATCAACCCGGACAAATGGAGGTCCTCACCAGTCTGGACGAATGTTTCAGACCAATCATGCAGATGTTCTGCTTCCAAAACAAAGGTTACCTGCATTTCCCTCAATTCGTGGAGCTTCCCCACTGTATACCTCTTCAGCTTCAGTTGGTCAGAAAAG ATCTCCAATTGACTATAGTGACCTTGATGCTCCTGAGGAAACGCCTTCACCACCTCTGGCTTTTGAGGGTAGCGTCTCTGCAGTCGATTATTCTCGGCCTTATACTGGATCCAAGAT GCCTTTTTCCTCTTCCCCCTCCAGGGCTTACCGGTTTAATTCGTCAAGCAATAACACCACTCCTCCATCCCGAGATGGCTTGGCCCCTTTCTCAACAACTGGAGACTTGTATCCATCTCGAGAAACATCTCACGTGAAGCATACAGATGCTCTGCTTCCTAAACGAACTAGGTCCCCGACGTTCCCGTCTATGTCTGAGTCTTTCACAGATAATCATGTTTTTGCTTTGGATGGTTATGGAAG AGTGCCTGATTCTCAAAGTCACAAAGAGATTTCAAAATCTGGAAAAGCCAACAGTTTCGAAGTTACTGCAAGCAAGCCACTGAATTTTCCAATTGGAAAAAGAGCCAAGTTACCTCTTTTATCGTCATCTGATCAATTCATTCAAGAAAATTCAGATTCTGCACAGGAGATTGAACG AGAACTACAGTCCAAAGCCAAGCGCTTAGCCCGATTTAAGGATGAACTAAGCCAACCAAAGCAAAATGCTACAACTTTTAGAAACCAAAAACACGCTTTGGAGAAACCAAGACCTCGTGAAGATTCAAAAATGGATGCAACCGCAGATTTCGTTGATATTGATGTTATTTCTGATTATCAAGGAGGGGCATCGTCTGGAAGCATAGCTGGAGTGTGTCCAGATATGTGTCCAG AGTCCGAGAGAGCGGAGCGTGAAAGAAAAGGGGACCTGGATTACTATGAACGCTTGGATGGGGATAGGAATCTATCCAGCAAATTTATTGCTGTTAAAAAG TACACAAGGACAGCTGAGAGGGAAGCAGAGTTGATACGTCCCATGCCAATCTTGCAAAAAACAATGGATTATCTTCTGAACTTACTGGATCAACCTTATGATAATAGTTTTCTTGGCTTATATAACTTCCTTTGGGATAGAATGCGTGCCATCCGTATGGATCTGAGGATGCAACATATTTTTGATCTGCAGGCCGTCAGGATGCTGGAGCAAATG ATAAGACTTCATATATTAGCCATGCACGAGCTATGTGAGTACACCAAAGGGGAGGGATTTTCTGAGGGATTTGATGCACACCTTAATATTGAGCAGATGAACAAAACTTCCGTTGAACTATTCCAGTTTTACGATGATCACAGAAAGAAAGGAATACATGTACCATCAGAAAGAGAATTCCGAGGTTATTATGCACTCCTCAAACTTGACAAGCATCCTGGGTACAAA GTTGAACCTGCAGAGCTGTCACTTGATCTCGTGAAGATGACACCAGAAATGCGACAAACCCCAGAAGTTTTATTTGCACGTGATGTTGCCAG AGCCTGCAGAACAGGCAATTTTATTGCCTTCTTTAGGCTTGCCCACAGAGCTAGCTATCTTCAAGCGTGTCTAATGCATGCTCATTTCTGTAAG TTGCGTGCTCATGCCTTTGCGTCACTGCACAGTGGTCTGCAGATTAACCAAGGAATTCCCCTGACTCAAGTTGCTAAATGGCTTGCAATGGAG GAAGAGAACATAGAAGAGCTACTGGAATACTATGGCTTCTCGGTGAAGGTCTTTGAAGAACCATACATGGTGAAGGAACATACACTTATTAATGGTGATATTGACTACCCTGTCAAGTGTTCTAAACTTGTTGGTAGGAAAAGATCAAAGATGATTGTCAATGAtgtctcattcccttcatttgcCGAATCTTATGATATTGGCGAGTTAAGAGAGTCACCACAGAAAAGGGATCCTGAACAAAAATCTAAACCTTTGCAACTCGTTGTGCCTGGTAGTATGGCCCAGCCCATTGATCAGGAAATGAATGATTCTGTTACCAACTTATCACCTAAAGGTGACATGCAAAATCACACGCATAGAACATTCAGTGATCTAATGTCTCAGGATGAACAAAGGACTTTTTTTAAGAGTCAGGTGGTCCCAGCTAGTCCGATGTCCTTGGATTTCAGCCATAGTTCCTCTGAAAATGATGGTATTAGGTTTGGAAACGAACAAAAACCTAACTATGACTTCCGTTTTAGAAACTCGTTTGGCAGAACAATTAAGCGTGATTTAGAATTGACACCACCCCCAATCACACgagaaagaaatgaagaaaagaGTCCGGCCTTGCTGCCTATTGATTCTCTTGTAGATACTTCAATACCTGAGCCATTGTTTACCGAATACTTGGAAGCGGAAGATCAGACAGGCATCGTGGATGAAGATACAGCTAATGATGCGGAAACAAGTTATTGCGATGAAGAAGTTGCTGAGGCTAAGCTTAAGCTAGTGTTGAG GATGTGGAGGCGTCGTACAACAAAGAAAAAAGAATTGCGCGACCACAAAAGGGCAGAAGCATGTGCTGCATTGAATTCCCTTTCGCAGGGCCCACCAATTTGGCAATATGAAGCG CAATCAGATGCTCATGGTGTACTCGATATTGATCTCATAATGAATATGAGACGTAAAATCCAAGGAAGATCATGGTCCGTGCTAAATCCTTCAGATGTGGTGGCTGCTAAACTTGCTGAAAAAAATCCACATGCTAAGTGCCTTTGCTGGAAGCTGTTATTATGTTCTTTGGAAGAGACTCCTTATAGAGACGACGTAGGGCAAAAAAACGAAGCTGTCCCCTCAGCGGCAGGTTCATGGTTGCGTTCTAAGTTTATGGATGCTAGCAATAACGAAGATGGTGATTTGGTTGTTTCATCTCCTGGCCTTGCAATTTGGAAAACTTGGATTTCTTGGCAATCTAGTGCTGAGCAAATCTGCTGTTTGTCTGTTGTAAAGAGTGCCGTATTTGAGGATCTGGACAATTCAAGAATGGGTGCAAGCGCTGTTCTATTCCTTTTGTCAGAAAACATTCCACTAGAACTCCAGAAGAATCGTCTTCATGACTTGATACTGTCTCTCCCTTCGGGTTCTCGTTTGCCTCTTCTGATCTTGAGTGTTACAGAAAAGGATGAATCAGATCTTTCTACTGTAGCCAAAGATTTAGGGCTCCATGATATTGACAAATCTAGGGTCAGCGTGTTTTCCTTTTCATTTCTCAAAGACCAGCAGACAGAACAGTACGATGGATTTTTTAGTGATGAACGCCTAAGAGGAGGACTGGAATGGCTGGCAGGCGAATCACCCCAACAGATACATATTCGCAGCATAAAGTTGCGTGAGTTGGTTATTTCTCACTTAAATTCTACTCTGGAGGTTCTTGATGGGATGGATACTTATAAAATTGGTCCCAACCAATGTATTTTGGCCTTCAATGAAGCTTTGGATCGATCCACGGAAAACATAGCTACGGCAGCTCATGCAAATCCTATATGCTGGCCTTGTCCTGAAATCGACCTCCTCGACGAGTCCAGCGAGGAATACCGAGCTGTGATGTGGTACTTACCGAGCAGAGGCTGGAATACATATGCGAGAACTGAAACATTCAGACATGCATTAAACCATTCCAAACTTCCGGCTTGGGAGGATGACATTGCTTGGTTATCACGGGGTTTCAACATTGACGATATCGAGAACCAAAAAATGCAACTTGAAAGTTGCTTGAGGACATATTTGACAGAAACTAGTCAGACGATTGGGTCAGGCTTGGCAAGAAAAGAAGCAAGTGCACTACTTCAAAAGTGTACTCGGCTCGAGCTCCACCACTCATCATATTACATTGTCCCTagttgggttaagatttttcGAAGGATATTCAACTGGCGGTTGATGAATATAACCACTGATGAAGTGTTATCAACATATGTCTTGGTGCAGCGAGACATCTCTGTTCCAACTTCCGAGATCCCAGATTTTTCAGAATCAGTAGTTCATGAATTGTTACCATCTTACATTGACTATCCATCGTTTGACGAATTGGTTGAAGTTGGCCGTGAAACGCTTGTGCCGGTTCACACTGTATACGAAGCTTTTAAGCCTATGTCACCTGCCGCATACCGTGATCACGACAATCCGACTTTTGGTGAGAATGATGTGTTGATGGAGACTGAAAAGAGAAGTGAAAATAATGAGCAAATGGTTACATGTTATGATCACTCAAGTACTGTAGCAAACAGTGGAGACCAACTGATATTAAGCAGTAAACCTACTAGAGAAGCCGACAGATTGAGTGAGTTGTTGCAGAAGTGTAATATTTTACAGAACCAGATAGACAAAAAATTGTCCATCTATTTTGATATATAG